A portion of the Sulfurospirillum diekertiae genome contains these proteins:
- a CDS encoding DUF1737 domain-containing protein: protein MQYKLVTGPDDSTFCARITEFLNNGWKLHGNPAVTFNGQTVIAAQAIVKEDDKDIKACGFTK, encoded by the coding sequence ATGCAGTATAAATTAGTTACAGGACCGGATGATTCAACCTTCTGTGCGAGGATTACGGAGTTTTTAAATAACGGTTGGAAGTTACATGGAAACCCAGCTGTAACGTTTAATGGTCAAACAGTGATTGCCGCGCAAGCGATTGTGAAAGAAGATGACAAAGATATAAAGGCGTGCGGATTTACGAAATAA
- the tpx gene encoding thiol peroxidase — MTFTAKIDKTALKGTPVKLEGTFQEVGNYAPLVKILTPDLQEKTIGGESNKAQLIIAVPSLDTPVCDAEARRFNQEVAKHENIDTTIISMDLPFAAAKFCNVASIANLSVGSDFRDHAFAKAYGVLIKDGALQGLCARAIFVISKDGKIVYKQVVPEITEEPNYDEALNAAIDAANRGASCCGFCQ; from the coding sequence ATGACATTTACCGCAAAAATAGACAAAACAGCCCTCAAAGGCACACCCGTGAAACTGGAAGGAACCTTCCAAGAAGTAGGAAACTATGCGCCACTTGTTAAAATACTTACACCCGACTTACAAGAAAAAACCATCGGTGGAGAGAGTAACAAAGCACAACTCATCATCGCGGTACCGTCCTTAGACACACCTGTGTGTGACGCAGAAGCAAGGCGTTTTAACCAAGAAGTGGCAAAGCATGAAAACATTGATACGACCATTATCTCAATGGACTTACCTTTCGCGGCAGCAAAATTTTGCAATGTAGCTAGCATCGCAAATCTAAGTGTAGGAAGTGACTTTAGAGACCATGCGTTTGCTAAAGCTTACGGTGTTTTAATCAAAGACGGTGCTTTACAAGGTTTATGTGCGAGAGCGATTTTTGTGATCAGCAAAGATGGCAAGATTGTGTACAAACAGGTGGTTCCTGAGATTACGGAAGAACCTAATTATGACGAAGCGCTAAATGCCGCTATCGATGCAGCCAACAGAGGGGCTAGTTGTTGTGGTTTTTGTCAGTAG
- a CDS encoding NnrS family protein, with the protein MQPTEGLVVVVFVSSLTPPEPPKTTALQNLAAQPHRIFFFAGVVQSVLFVALIGLQYAGLLSLHVSVGLYHAYAMTFIVFTQFFAGFLLTTFPRYLSRPAASPKAYLPIAWMINGGGLLFIALSFVSEIALVASMLVILAGYVKLCLLLLEFQTKSTVTNKTDTTWMLRAFALGLVGQILFIADPFLPTYALALGVSFYLYLFFIVLIVSQKMMPFFAANTIIGYTMNKSKHFLLFVCVALMLKVILEALSINAFVADSALFGIMTYELLKWRLPFQKSPAILWVLFLSIWWVPVGFGLFVVQDFSALVGHAIYLEKSPLHALALGYFTTVLVGFGTRVILGHSGRTPKADAYAVTLFGLIQAMALIRILAGIFPQFGYLHAVLTVAVLWIVIFGLWSKRYIHILFEK; encoded by the coding sequence ATGCAGCCAACAGAGGGGCTAGTTGTTGTGGTTTTTGTCAGTAGTTTAACCCCACCAGAGCCGCCTAAGACGACGGCTCTTCAAAACCTTGCCGCTCAGCCACACCGCATTTTTTTCTTTGCGGGCGTGGTACAAAGCGTACTCTTTGTTGCGCTTATTGGTCTGCAATACGCAGGTCTTTTAAGTTTACATGTAAGCGTTGGACTCTACCATGCTTACGCCATGACGTTCATCGTCTTTACGCAGTTTTTTGCAGGTTTTTTGCTCACAACGTTTCCACGCTACCTTTCGCGTCCAGCAGCATCGCCTAAAGCGTATCTGCCCATTGCATGGATGATCAATGGTGGCGGACTTTTATTTATAGCCCTCTCATTTGTCTCAGAGATCGCACTCGTTGCTTCGATGCTGGTTATCTTGGCAGGTTATGTGAAACTCTGTTTGCTATTACTCGAGTTTCAAACCAAAAGTACGGTTACCAATAAAACCGATACCACATGGATGCTTAGAGCCTTTGCACTGGGACTTGTGGGGCAAATACTCTTCATCGCTGATCCCTTTCTTCCGACCTATGCTCTAGCACTGGGCGTTAGTTTTTATCTCTACCTCTTTTTTATCGTGCTCATCGTTTCTCAAAAGATGATGCCCTTTTTCGCTGCCAATACCATCATCGGCTACACGATGAACAAAAGCAAACACTTTTTACTCTTCGTTTGTGTGGCACTCATGCTCAAAGTGATTTTAGAAGCCTTAAGCATCAACGCTTTTGTGGCGGACAGTGCGCTCTTTGGCATCATGACCTATGAACTTTTAAAATGGCGTCTACCCTTTCAAAAATCCCCCGCTATTTTATGGGTGCTTTTTCTCTCCATTTGGTGGGTCCCTGTGGGATTTGGACTTTTTGTGGTGCAAGACTTTAGCGCACTGGTTGGACATGCTATTTACTTGGAAAAATCTCCTCTGCATGCCTTAGCACTTGGTTATTTTACAACCGTTCTTGTGGGTTTTGGTACCAGAGTCATTTTGGGGCATTCTGGGCGCACACCAAAAGCCGATGCGTATGCAGTGACACTTTTTGGACTCATTCAAGCAATGGCACTCATACGCATTCTTGCAGGTATTTTTCCTCAATTTGGATATTTGCATGCCGTCTTGACAGTGGCAGTTCTGTGGATTGTGATCTTTGGGTTATGGTCGAAGCGGTATATTCATATTTTATTTGAGAAGTAA
- a CDS encoding heavy-metal-associated domain-containing protein, which translates to MATITLVVKGMSCGGCVKSVKGVLEGIRGVKSVNVDLASGKTIIEYDAPIDISVFEKAIDEAGFEVVS; encoded by the coding sequence ATGGCAACCATCACGTTAGTGGTTAAAGGAATGAGTTGTGGAGGATGCGTTAAAAGCGTCAAAGGTGTTTTAGAAGGAATCAGAGGGGTTAAAAGCGTCAATGTTGATCTCGCAAGCGGTAAAACCATCATCGAGTACGATGCGCCGATTGACATCAGTGTGTTTGAAAAAGCAATCGATGAAGCAGGATTTGAAGTCGTTTCATAA
- a CDS encoding heavy metal translocating P-type ATPase — protein sequence MSEKHFELDIKGMTCAACSARIERVLGKLEGVSANVNLATEKAFISSSNPEINLPEIIQSIEKTGFGATESSKVDQEQKSLDKEHDYQKLLREFSLSALLTLPFLVEMIGMLFNIHWHLPVMLQLGLATIVQFYCGRKFYIGAYKSLKSGSANMDVLVVLGTSAAYFLSLCVLLLNLPLHLYFEASVSVITLVLLGKLLEVRAKAKTGFAISKLLHLQPKKAFVERDGKIEEISIEALHVNDIFVVKAGESIPTDGIVVEGNSMVDESMMTGESLPVLKSAGDVIVGATKNGDGMLKCQATKVGSDTFLASIVRLIEEAQGSKAPIQRLADTIAGIFVPVVVSIAVITFGAWWFIGGNFEEAIINAVSVLVIACPCALGLATPTAIMVGVGRGASEGILIKNAEVLENVGKINAVVFDKTGTLTYANPQVVDVLIENSLSKEQFLALAASLEEGSKHPLAKAIIASAPQSPSKSVQAFQNYSGLGVSGEIDGVVYFAGSPAFIAQFASLQPSTVAQTFLEEGNSIVALSTKEQIIGYIALADTIRESAKVAVEKLQNDGIEVYMLTGDNERCAQKVAHELGIKHFFAEVLPNGKAEAISKLKSEGKFVCMVGDGINDAPALAVADVAIAMSNGSDIAVESADLILIANDPLMVVNAIALSRATMSKIKQNLFLAFVYNTLAIPLAFLGMLNPIVAGGAMAMSSVSVVSNSLLLRRWKMK from the coding sequence ATGTCTGAAAAACATTTTGAGCTTGACATCAAGGGCATGACATGTGCGGCATGTTCGGCACGTATTGAGCGTGTGCTCGGCAAGCTTGAAGGTGTGAGTGCCAATGTAAACTTAGCTACAGAAAAAGCGTTTATTAGCTCTTCTAATCCCGAAATTAATCTTCCAGAGATCATTCAAAGCATTGAAAAAACAGGTTTTGGTGCTACCGAATCTTCCAAGGTCGATCAAGAGCAAAAAAGTTTAGACAAAGAGCACGATTACCAAAAGCTTTTACGTGAATTTAGCCTCTCCGCACTGCTTACCTTACCATTTTTAGTCGAAATGATTGGAATGCTGTTTAACATCCATTGGCATCTTCCTGTGATGCTTCAATTAGGGCTTGCGACGATCGTACAGTTTTACTGTGGGCGAAAGTTTTACATAGGTGCATACAAAAGCCTCAAAAGTGGCAGTGCCAATATGGACGTGCTTGTTGTTTTGGGTACGAGTGCCGCGTACTTTTTAAGCCTTTGTGTTCTGCTTTTGAATTTACCGTTGCATCTTTACTTTGAAGCGTCTGTTTCGGTCATAACACTGGTACTCTTAGGCAAACTTTTGGAAGTGAGAGCGAAAGCCAAAACAGGTTTTGCTATCTCAAAACTGCTTCATTTACAGCCTAAAAAAGCATTTGTGGAACGTGATGGAAAGATCGAAGAGATCAGCATTGAAGCGTTACATGTAAACGATATTTTTGTGGTTAAAGCAGGTGAGAGCATCCCCACCGATGGTATTGTCGTTGAAGGCAATAGCATGGTTGATGAGTCGATGATGACGGGCGAGAGCCTTCCTGTGCTTAAATCCGCGGGTGATGTTATCGTGGGCGCGACTAAAAATGGCGATGGCATGCTTAAATGCCAAGCGACCAAAGTCGGTTCCGACACTTTTTTAGCCTCCATCGTGCGCCTCATCGAAGAAGCGCAAGGCTCCAAAGCACCGATTCAACGCCTTGCCGATACGATTGCGGGTATTTTTGTGCCCGTTGTGGTGAGCATTGCAGTGATAACCTTTGGTGCATGGTGGTTTATCGGAGGGAATTTTGAAGAGGCGATTATCAATGCTGTCTCCGTGCTTGTGATCGCATGTCCGTGCGCACTTGGACTTGCGACACCCACAGCGATTATGGTGGGCGTTGGGCGAGGGGCGAGTGAAGGAATTCTCATCAAAAATGCCGAAGTGCTTGAAAATGTGGGCAAGATTAACGCCGTTGTGTTTGATAAAACGGGAACATTGACGTATGCCAATCCTCAAGTCGTTGATGTTTTAATTGAGAATTCACTTTCAAAAGAGCAATTTTTAGCGCTTGCTGCAAGCTTGGAAGAGGGCTCAAAACACCCCTTAGCCAAAGCGATCATCGCTTCAGCTCCACAAAGTCCATCAAAAAGTGTTCAAGCATTTCAGAACTATTCAGGATTGGGCGTTTCTGGGGAGATTGATGGTGTGGTTTACTTTGCAGGCTCACCTGCTTTTATCGCTCAGTTTGCATCATTGCAACCTTCAACGGTCGCGCAAACGTTTTTGGAAGAGGGCAATAGCATTGTAGCGCTCTCTACAAAAGAGCAGATCATCGGTTATATCGCACTAGCAGATACGATTCGTGAAAGTGCCAAAGTGGCGGTTGAAAAGCTTCAAAACGATGGTATAGAGGTCTATATGCTCACAGGTGACAATGAGCGTTGCGCTCAAAAAGTGGCTCATGAGCTAGGCATCAAGCACTTTTTTGCGGAAGTTTTGCCAAACGGCAAAGCGGAGGCAATTTCAAAGTTAAAAAGCGAAGGAAAATTTGTCTGTATGGTGGGTGATGGCATCAACGATGCTCCTGCTCTTGCAGTGGCGGATGTTGCGATTGCGATGTCCAATGGCTCCGATATTGCCGTAGAGAGTGCCGATTTGATCTTAATTGCCAACGATCCACTTATGGTGGTCAATGCCATTGCGCTTTCGCGTGCCACGATGTCAAAAATTAAGCAGAACCTCTTTTTAGCTTTTGTGTATAATACCCTAGCGATTCCACTGGCATTTTTGGGCATGTTAAACCCGATTGTCGCAGGGGGAGCAATGGCGATGAGTTCGGTCTCAGTCGTGAGCAATTCACTGCTTTTACGACGTTGGAAAATGAAATAA
- a CDS encoding HD domain-containing phosphohydrolase, with the protein MKKTKRYTFTFSIITLILGLASFLSISLIGHNYVQSSKNSYSMIQKRNVEVRKNIIEAIKVSLQKTSAHLKVLVNSQQSDDLFASREIFTRMMWEMLLSDEKIASIYIADQLGNFFQARRTPEFAMRTIDVRGNVGVDEWAYKNTQFETTRVEYTPLSFDPRERTWFKQAVSHEKFYWSEPYAFASTNEIGITVSYPYMNPAGEKVKVAGIDFTIASITKLLQEQSVVIDGPIVIVNPYGDVIASSLPTAEANLRVEQLPQEIRKSYEQFLNGSKRGRVQSAADERYLFAFSEFPADFGKQWYIGTFLEEKKVTQEIDAIMIQNIVISLLMMVIIIVVTWFFLRHIIIAPVDLLKTMSDNVATKQYDAVHHISTRIKEFYALSHSMVLMARSIKTHEKAQENLMESFIKLIASAIDDKSPYTGGHCERVPELASMLAEEANKNHQGIFKKFNFKDENAWREFRIAALLHDCGKVTTPEYVVDKATKLESIHNRIHEIRTRFEVLLRDAHIAYLEGLLEGKENQALLLQRRKEAEAKLFDDFSFLAECNIGGEFMDAQKIERLKQIASVTWMRHFDDRLGMSEAEKKRLADIPLKPLPCVETLLQDKPEHYITRAQEIDTKTYARLGITMKIPQYYNNLGELYNLSIARGTLNDEERYKINEHIIMSIRMLSELPFMDNLKHVPEYACAHHETMKGTGYPRGLSKEQISLPARIIAIADIFEALTASDRPYKKAKTISEAIKILSILKMDEHIDGDLFELFLRSGVYLQYAKKYLKPEQIDEVDITQYLSS; encoded by the coding sequence ATGAAAAAAACAAAACGGTATACCTTCACTTTTAGCATTATTACCCTTATCTTAGGGCTTGCAAGCTTCCTTTCTATCTCCTTGATTGGTCACAACTATGTACAAAGTTCCAAAAATTCCTACAGCATGATTCAAAAGCGCAATGTTGAAGTGCGTAAAAATATTATTGAAGCCATCAAAGTCTCTTTGCAAAAGACCTCTGCGCATCTTAAGGTGCTTGTTAATAGTCAACAAAGTGATGATCTTTTTGCTTCACGCGAAATTTTTACACGCATGATGTGGGAAATGTTGCTTTCTGATGAAAAGATTGCGAGCATCTATATTGCCGATCAGCTAGGCAATTTTTTTCAAGCCAGACGCACACCCGAATTTGCAATGCGTACAATTGATGTACGTGGGAATGTAGGCGTTGATGAGTGGGCGTATAAAAACACCCAGTTTGAAACAACACGTGTTGAATACACTCCATTATCGTTCGACCCTAGGGAACGTACGTGGTTTAAGCAAGCAGTGTCGCATGAAAAATTTTACTGGTCAGAGCCTTATGCGTTTGCTTCAACCAATGAAATAGGCATTACGGTTTCGTACCCCTATATGAATCCAGCAGGTGAAAAGGTGAAAGTCGCTGGCATCGACTTTACCATCGCTTCGATTACAAAATTGCTTCAAGAACAGAGTGTTGTCATCGATGGTCCTATTGTCATTGTCAATCCTTATGGAGATGTGATTGCAAGTTCATTACCAACGGCAGAAGCCAACCTTAGAGTAGAACAACTCCCTCAAGAGATCAGAAAATCATATGAACAATTTTTAAATGGATCGAAGCGTGGTAGGGTCCAGAGTGCCGCCGATGAACGCTACTTATTTGCTTTTTCAGAATTTCCAGCAGACTTTGGAAAACAGTGGTATATTGGAACATTTTTAGAAGAGAAAAAGGTGACTCAAGAAATTGATGCAATTATGATTCAAAATATTGTGATCTCCCTTCTAATGATGGTTATCATCATTGTGGTGACATGGTTTTTCCTCAGACACATTATTATAGCACCTGTTGATCTGCTTAAAACGATGAGTGATAATGTGGCTACAAAGCAGTATGACGCCGTGCATCACATTAGTACGCGCATCAAAGAGTTTTATGCACTCAGCCATTCGATGGTTTTAATGGCACGCTCTATTAAAACACATGAAAAAGCGCAAGAAAACCTGATGGAGTCGTTTATCAAACTGATTGCCAGTGCGATCGATGATAAATCGCCTTATACGGGTGGGCATTGTGAGCGTGTACCCGAACTTGCTTCTATGTTGGCGGAAGAGGCCAATAAAAATCATCAAGGTATTTTTAAAAAGTTTAATTTCAAAGATGAAAATGCATGGCGAGAGTTTCGCATAGCGGCTCTTTTGCACGACTGTGGCAAAGTGACAACACCTGAATATGTGGTCGATAAAGCAACGAAACTTGAGAGTATTCACAACCGTATTCATGAGATTCGTACCCGTTTTGAAGTGTTGCTTAGGGATGCGCATATCGCTTACTTAGAAGGGCTTTTGGAAGGTAAAGAAAATCAAGCATTGTTACTGCAAAGGCGAAAAGAAGCAGAAGCAAAACTTTTTGATGATTTTTCTTTTTTGGCGGAGTGCAATATTGGTGGCGAGTTTATGGATGCGCAAAAGATTGAGCGACTCAAACAAATTGCTTCGGTGACGTGGATGCGCCATTTTGACGATCGATTGGGGATGAGTGAAGCTGAAAAGAAACGCTTGGCTGATATTCCGCTCAAACCGCTTCCATGTGTGGAAACGCTCTTACAAGATAAACCAGAGCATTATATTACAAGAGCTCAAGAGATTGATACAAAAACATATGCACGTCTTGGCATTACGATGAAAATACCACAATATTACAATAATTTAGGAGAGCTTTACAATTTGAGTATCGCACGAGGAACGCTCAATGATGAAGAACGTTATAAGATCAATGAGCACATCATTATGAGTATTCGCATGCTCTCAGAACTTCCGTTTATGGACAATCTCAAACATGTTCCTGAATACGCTTGTGCACATCATGAGACGATGAAAGGAACGGGCTATCCTAGAGGGCTTAGCAAAGAGCAAATCTCTTTACCAGCGCGCATCATTGCAATTGCCGATATTTTTGAAGCATTAACGGCCAGTGATCGACCGTATAAAAAAGCCAAAACGATCTCAGAAGCGATTAAAATTCTCAGTATACTTAAAATGGATGAGCACATTGATGGGGATCTGTTTGAGCTCTTTTTACGCAGTGGCGTTTACTTGCAGTATGCGAAAAAGTATCTTAAGCCTGAACAGATTGATGAAGTCGATATAACACAATATCTTTCATCGTAA
- the rmuC gene encoding DNA recombination protein RmuC — MPQDMLLLAIFITFVMAMIVLGFWIRSVLNNKDAELSYAKAKNEQLSAENLAINMKSATLQAELQAQKESHQRLKLDFEEQGKKLELKLNAIMEQHLEKKLQKLDDTSIKSLETLLKPFKENLEHFKKSVENSQENSTKKFAELSKEIELVARAGMNISKEAENLTKALKGKKQSQGSWGEMILESVLEYSGLVKGVHYETQESYKDEEGRTKRPDVVIKLPQERTIIIDSKVSLNSYDEFVRAESDEAKHVASKALLQAFRDHIDTLDSKDYAHYKQGTLQYVFMFVPIEGAFSVAINEDPKLYEYALRKHIAIVNPSTLTVSLRTIYLYWQSEQSSTLATKLFDEAGKMYDKMVGFSESFKRVGSQLQTLNNSYENAQKQLTEGSGNILGRVENLKRLGAKATKNLKDAKLEYQDFSTDIEPIELLEENTEE; from the coding sequence ATGCCCCAAGATATGCTGTTGTTAGCTATTTTTATCACTTTTGTTATGGCTATGATCGTTTTAGGATTTTGGATTAGGTCTGTGTTAAATAATAAAGATGCTGAACTTTCTTACGCTAAAGCTAAAAATGAACAGTTAAGTGCAGAAAACCTAGCCATCAACATGAAAAGTGCAACACTTCAAGCTGAACTGCAAGCACAAAAAGAGAGTCATCAAAGGCTCAAACTTGATTTTGAAGAGCAGGGTAAAAAGCTTGAGCTTAAACTTAACGCTATTATGGAACAACACTTAGAAAAAAAGCTTCAAAAATTGGACGATACCTCGATCAAATCACTTGAAACACTTCTCAAACCTTTCAAAGAAAATTTAGAGCATTTCAAAAAAAGCGTTGAAAATTCACAAGAAAACAGTACGAAAAAATTTGCAGAACTTTCCAAAGAGATTGAGTTGGTGGCACGTGCAGGCATGAATATCTCTAAAGAGGCTGAAAATCTGACTAAGGCACTTAAAGGGAAAAAACAGAGCCAAGGCAGTTGGGGTGAGATGATCTTAGAGAGTGTTTTGGAATATTCGGGTCTTGTCAAAGGTGTTCATTACGAAACCCAAGAGAGTTACAAAGATGAAGAAGGTCGCACCAAACGCCCTGATGTTGTCATTAAACTCCCGCAAGAGCGCACGATCATCATTGACTCTAAAGTCTCACTCAACAGTTACGATGAATTTGTGAGAGCTGAAAGTGATGAAGCAAAACACGTCGCTTCAAAGGCTTTATTGCAAGCTTTTCGTGACCATATTGACACGCTTGACTCTAAAGATTACGCACACTACAAACAAGGCACACTTCAATATGTCTTTATGTTTGTACCGATTGAAGGAGCCTTTTCGGTTGCCATCAACGAAGATCCAAAGCTCTATGAATACGCACTTCGCAAGCATATCGCCATTGTCAATCCTTCAACACTGACGGTTTCATTGCGTACGATTTATCTCTATTGGCAAAGTGAACAATCCAGTACGCTTGCTACGAAACTGTTTGATGAAGCCGGTAAAATGTATGACAAGATGGTTGGTTTTTCGGAGAGTTTTAAACGTGTAGGCTCACAGCTTCAAACACTCAATAACAGCTACGAAAACGCTCAAAAACAGCTCACAGAAGGCTCAGGTAATATCTTAGGTCGTGTAGAGAATTTGAAGCGTTTAGGGGCAAAAGCAACCAAAAATCTTAAAGATGCCAAACTCGAATACCAAGATTTTAGTACTGACATTGAACCGATCGAGCTTTTAGAGGAGAACACAGAAGAGTAA
- a CDS encoding adenosylmethionine--8-amino-7-oxononanoate transaminase yields the protein MNTKKLIEDDLKHIWHPCTQMKDHEILPIIPIKRGQGAYLYDFDDNRYIDGVSSWWVNLFGHCNPYINQKIKEQLDTLEHVIFAGFTHEPIIKLSKRLCALAPKGLEKCFYADNGSSAIEVALKMSFQYHKNRGQKRPLFVSLENSYHGETIGALAVGDVKLYKEVFDDILLQTIQAPVPKDQSEESAIKAADGLEQIFKEKADQISAFIIEPLIQCSGGMNMYHPLYITLARKLCDHYDVHLIADEIAVGFGRTGKMFACEYADVSPDFMTLSKGLTGGYLPLSVVLTTQKIYDAFYCDYSEFKAFLHSHSYTGNPLACSAANATLDIFENESILEKNKEKIALIGSKLEQFKTLPNVQKVRQTGMIAAVELDVYPIDFRVNLKIFKYAFQKGVILRPLGNVVYFMPPYVITCKEIETMMDVAYEAIVSLNRL from the coding sequence ATGAACACGAAAAAATTAATTGAAGATGATTTAAAGCATATATGGCATCCTTGCACGCAGATGAAAGACCATGAGATACTTCCTATAATTCCTATTAAAAGAGGTCAAGGGGCTTATTTATATGATTTTGATGATAACCGTTATATTGATGGTGTTAGTTCCTGGTGGGTCAATCTTTTTGGACATTGTAATCCTTACATCAATCAAAAAATTAAAGAGCAATTAGATACTTTGGAACATGTGATTTTTGCGGGATTTACCCACGAACCGATTATAAAACTTTCCAAAAGACTTTGTGCATTAGCACCCAAAGGTCTGGAGAAGTGTTTTTACGCCGATAATGGCTCTAGTGCGATTGAAGTAGCGCTTAAAATGAGCTTTCAATATCATAAAAACAGAGGGCAAAAACGACCGCTTTTTGTCTCCTTAGAAAACAGTTATCATGGCGAAACAATCGGTGCTTTAGCCGTTGGTGATGTGAAGCTTTATAAAGAAGTGTTTGATGATATACTCCTTCAAACCATTCAAGCACCTGTACCTAAAGATCAAAGTGAAGAGAGTGCCATTAAAGCTGCCGATGGATTAGAACAAATTTTTAAAGAAAAAGCAGATCAAATTTCCGCTTTTATTATCGAACCATTGATTCAATGTTCAGGTGGAATGAACATGTATCATCCTCTTTATATTACACTTGCACGCAAACTGTGTGATCACTATGATGTTCATTTAATTGCCGATGAAATCGCTGTTGGCTTTGGACGAACTGGTAAAATGTTTGCCTGTGAATATGCGGATGTTAGCCCTGATTTCATGACACTTTCTAAGGGACTAACAGGAGGTTATCTCCCTCTCTCGGTCGTACTAACGACGCAAAAAATCTATGATGCCTTTTATTGTGATTATTCTGAATTTAAAGCATTTTTGCATTCTCACAGTTATACCGGGAATCCTTTGGCGTGCAGTGCCGCTAATGCGACATTAGACATCTTTGAAAATGAATCTATTTTGGAAAAAAATAAAGAAAAAATTGCGTTAATTGGTTCTAAATTAGAACAATTTAAGACTCTTCCAAATGTGCAAAAAGTCCGTCAGACAGGCATGATTGCAGCGGTAGAACTTGATGTTTATCCGATTGATTTTCGGGTGAATTTAAAGATATTCAAGTATGCGTTTCAAAAAGGTGTGATTCTTCGTCCACTCGGCAATGTTGTCTATTTTATGCCTCCTTATGTGATTACATGTAAAGAGATTGAAACGATGATGGATGTAGCGTATGAGGCGATTGTAAGTCTCAATAGATTATAA
- a CDS encoding peptidylprolyl isomerase — protein MITWMQRHKKYLVITIWISTIAFVGAGFVGWGAYDMNKDRAASVAKVGHRIISVQEFQTAYANHFNYYNNLLGGKLTQEQAEQMGLNKIVMNTLINQNLLLNYADEIGLLATKEDIKDRIKNTPSFQTDGVFNKELYYSILKANRINPNDYENGLEKEILNAKLENFFKLTPSQKEIDLFASAFFMEDHLAISAVTLDTNEVTASEEAIKTYWDKNKSKYLTKKSYTLELLNIPASQTKFDDKTLEEFYAQEKHNYTQPDGKLMSFEEAKPKVIIDLRLKNDKKIALESFLAFKKGEVNASETKVIFDDDTTFPLEKIQVAAKDEVLKPLIVKDNYVIIKMKEIKFPEPMSYELAKKDASRDLLEELKNTTLEKKAQAKLENFTASSDLGFVSRDSVKSIAGLSEAKSAEFLSHVFDNMNKKGYKVIDGKAIVYEVLEQKLLNKDKAKQYVSLISENILQVKQAELNQNLIKKLAAAYKVEQYYKGK, from the coding sequence ATGATTACGTGGATGCAACGTCATAAAAAATATTTGGTCATCACTATCTGGATTAGCACAATAGCATTCGTTGGTGCTGGTTTTGTAGGATGGGGTGCTTATGATATGAACAAAGATCGTGCAGCCTCTGTCGCAAAAGTTGGACATCGAATCATCTCGGTCCAAGAGTTTCAAACAGCGTATGCCAACCATTTCAATTACTACAACAATCTCTTAGGTGGCAAGCTCACTCAAGAACAAGCCGAGCAAATGGGACTTAACAAAATTGTTATGAACACCCTTATAAATCAGAACCTTCTACTAAACTATGCAGATGAAATAGGTCTTTTGGCAACAAAAGAAGACATTAAAGATCGAATTAAAAATACTCCAAGTTTTCAAACAGATGGCGTTTTTAATAAAGAGCTCTACTATTCTATTTTAAAAGCAAACCGTATTAACCCAAATGATTATGAAAATGGCCTTGAAAAAGAGATTTTAAATGCAAAACTAGAAAACTTTTTCAAACTGACACCTTCACAAAAAGAGATCGATCTCTTTGCTTCCGCTTTTTTCATGGAAGATCATCTTGCAATTAGCGCTGTGACACTGGATACCAATGAAGTGACTGCTAGTGAAGAAGCTATCAAAACATATTGGGACAAAAATAAATCTAAATACCTTACAAAAAAAAGTTATACACTTGAATTACTCAATATCCCTGCCTCTCAAACAAAATTTGATGATAAAACATTAGAAGAGTTTTACGCACAAGAGAAACATAACTACACGCAACCTGATGGAAAGCTGATGAGTTTTGAAGAAGCAAAACCAAAAGTCATTATTGATTTACGACTCAAAAATGACAAAAAAATTGCTTTAGAATCCTTCCTTGCTTTTAAAAAGGGCGAAGTGAATGCAAGTGAAACCAAAGTTATTTTTGATGATGACACAACATTCCCTCTTGAAAAAATCCAAGTGGCTGCAAAAGACGAAGTGCTCAAACCACTTATTGTCAAAGACAACTACGTTATAATAAAAATGAAAGAGATTAAGTTCCCAGAACCAATGTCCTACGAGTTAGCCAAGAAAGATGCAAGTCGTGATCTTTTAGAAGAACTCAAAAATACGACCTTAGAGAAAAAAGCTCAAGCTAAACTTGAAAATTTCACAGCAAGTAGTGATCTTGGTTTTGTAAGCAGAGATTCTGTTAAGTCAATTGCAGGTCTGAGTGAAGCAAAAAGTGCTGAGTTTTTAAGTCACGTTTTTGATAACATGAACAAAAAAGGTTATAAGGTTATTGATGGTAAAGCCATAGTCTACGAGGTTTTGGAACAAAAGTTGCTTAATAAAGACAAAGCTAAGCAGTATGTTAGTTTGATTAGCGAAAATATTTTACAAGTTAAACAAGCTGAATTAAACCAAAATCTTATTAAAAAGCTCGCTGCTGCATACAAAGTCGAGCAATACTACAAAGGAAAATAG